In the genome of Zea mays subsp. mays mitochondrion, complete genome, the window CTAAGAGGTCAATGCTAAGAAGCAGTCAACTCAATTCAAGTCAAGGTGCCGGGATAGCCACTATTTATCCGGCCAGTGGAATAGCTTTCCACCGAGCCCCAAGCAAGTAAGTAATTCGCTTTCCTCCGTTCGTGTAAGCACTCATGCTTCCACTTCACTCCAGAAAGGAAGCTAAGCTCATTTCTGCCATAGAAACAAACTCATTTCGGGGCGGGGTTCTTCCCTAATTGGATGCTGAACCAAGCAAGAAAACTTAGGATGTGCTAGACTCGCGATAGTGAGTAAGAGGAAAGCGTTAGCGCAACTGCTTTCCAGCTAGAAAACATCATTTCAAGCACTGGCCTTCCTAAAATACGGACTAGAACTCATCTCATCCATTCCCAAGGCTAGCTCTGTTTTGGTGCGGGTCTAGTAGACAGTTCCCTCTCGTGGTTTCATACATCCATAGATTTGCATTCAGGATATCATCCGTGGGTACAGGAAAGGTTGACTTCTCTCCTTCCATCAAGTCCAGAAGCAAGGTCAATCAAGTGCAGGATCAGCAGGAGCGCGCCCATTCACTAATCGAAATCGTCTTTTCTAACGATTTATGGTATGGCCCGAGACCAGAAAAAGAGTAGGAATGATAGATTCCGCTTCCAAAACAAGGGTTCATGAGCCTGTTTCAGATGATTCCTGTGTTCGATTCGAAAGGTGACGGGCCTATTCCGTCCAATGACCACAAATACAATCGTACTTTTGATTCTCTTAAAGCACTGAAGAAGCACTGAAGTCTATGGCACGCTTTGGTTGAGCTGGCCTTGGTTCTCACATGAATCACGTAAGCAGATTTGACCTCTGGAAACCACAATATGGATTTCGAAAACTGCATTTCCCCGTGATTTTAGGCATCACTCTTGCCCTCTATGGACGGTACGAGGAAAAGAAGAAAGTGTGTTTCGTTTTGCACAATCAATGGACTTCAACCGATTCTTCAGTTGGCTAAGAAGAAGGCAGCCAACAGGATGGGAAACTTAAAATGGATAATGCCCCGGCAGGCTCGGCACTCATGCTTTCAGGCAGGCGCGGAGTTCATCCCACTATACTAGACTAGGTTCGCGAGCCCTGTCCGATTGGACGATAAATCTTATTTTTTCATAGTTTCTTTCGAAACAGCCCGCATTCCCACTCTTCCTTTTAGGAAAAAAAATAAACATGTGAAGAAAGCCCGCTAACCCACTCTTCCTTCCCTTGCCTAGGTAGGGATATGCAAGAATAAGCAGGACAACCTACCTTATGAATTCAGTAATATGACGCTAGCTTAGCTAAAATAGCAAAAAATAAACTCATCTTAGTTGGCAATATGTCTTCTTTCTTTGTTCGTAACTTTAAACTCATTGAACTAGCGCTAAAGCACTCGCATCTCTGAAATTCTAGGCCAAAAGCTATGCTGACCGATCCATAAATCTATAAACAGAGTTTAGAGAGCCATTACTTCTTTCTTCCCTTGGATCTGGAGGCAGACTTGAGTATTAAATAATAGAACGCAGCATGGACAACGAATAAAGAGAATGTACGGAACAACGCCTTCTTCTTTTTCCGGCCTGGCAAATCCCTGACCAAAGACAGTGCCAGAAGATAGCCAACACAGGACAGAATACTCTCTAGAAAACAGATCGCCAATTGGCGACTTGGTTCATCGTCCCACGAGTCGGTGACTCATCTCTACTTTTTAGTTCGTAACAGTCATATGCCAGACGACTTTCTACTTTCCTCCTGATGAAGAACCCCCGCAGACTCTGATTCCTCTGGCGAACAACTTCCTTCTTTTGGGAGATATTATTGATATGGAAATCCAATACTTTCCACTGTTCGACCTGACCTCTTCGCGACTAAAGACCCGCCTGTTCTAAGAGGATACTACTTACTTAAGAATAAGCCTCAACTCTCAGATAGAATAGATCTCTTTTCAAGCTCCTATTTAAGTGTAAGTGCCAGGACTGGACTTCCCACACGTATTATATACCTGCCGATGTCCCAATTCATAAAAGAGCTTCCTCTTAGCCACTTGAACTGATTTAAGAAATCTATCTCTGGCAACTTGAAAACAACCCAACCTATTCCTTGGGCGCTTATGCTTTCAACAGAGCTGACTTCTTTGTGACCAGCACTGATGCTTCGTCTGCTGCGATCGGACGATCAATACAGATATAGAATGTGACACCGTCGACTCTGCTGCCTTACATTCTATTAAAGAAAACCTCACATATATATCATTGAGTCATACTTTTAGTTTTCATGCTCGTATAACTGTCAAATCACTACTAATCCTTTCTAGACAATCCCGGCACGGCAGGCACTGGATAGAGATCTGACCTTATGGAAATGGGAAATGCCTATGCTTTTTCGACTCTGACTTCCCCATAACCTGGCGCTTCGCCCGTGGTCAATGGTACACTGGCCAACGGCACTACGGAAAAAGGTCTAGTTGATACTAGAGAATCCCCGCTCCAATTTCCTACGGCACTCTTTCTTTCTGTGTGAGTGCATACCTACTTTCCGGATAGTTTCCCACTTCTTAACCAGCGGCAGGCTTGCCCGTCACCCCGTCACCATTCACATTCACCTTGGGGGCCCCATGCTCTTCAAGACTTCTATGTATGATACCTCTCCCTCTGCTAAGCTTCCCAACCCAAACCTTTCCCGGCAAGCAAATAGAATAGAATCCTATCCTATGAAACAAGCTTCTACTATTCAAATCAAACCTCAGAGTCTTCGGATGCACGTGCTTTGTGAACATTCCATCTCCTGCACAAGACAAACTCAGCTGTGAAGGAATGAATGGGAATGGGCTTGTCGGCTGTGAAGACTATCATCTGTAGGCGAGCGAAGCAAAGCCCTAGTTCAATCTAGAGGCCGTCACGAAGGGATCCCTCGGGTCAACAAGCAAGGGATGAGCGCTTTGTTGCTTTATTATCACATTAGAGAAGCGGAACCTCCAAGCTCAGACATCTCGAACTCAGAAACTACCCTTCTATCCCACCCTGCTCCTCCGGCATCGGAAGCAGAACTACCTGACCGAAGGGAGATAGACAGGAAGGGAAGACGGTCATACAAAGGCCGAATAAAGCTCTCTTGAAGCTGCATCTGAATAGACCTAGAGTCACTCAGTACATACGAACCCTTGAATAAATAAGAATTGAGAAGTATGAAATGTGGGCATCATAACAAAAAAAGAAAAAGACCGAACCTGTAAGACTAATGTCTACTTATTTATACCTTTGAGAGGTCCACTTAGACTATTATTATTTTCTCTTTAGCTACGTAGGTTATATAAGATTCAATTCAATCTAACAAGCGGACCCTTCGGCTACCACAAGATATTTAGAAACCAAAGAAGCTGAGCCTACTTTACGCACTTAAGGCAGCAGCAGATGATGAAGAAATGGGCGGTAGATGATAATGAGAAAGGGCGCCCCTTGGCATTTCCTGCGGGGGAGTCTGATTGATCCAATCACGACGAATGATGTCAACCCCCTCTTTTGCGCCTAACTTGACTCTGATTCCCCCACTATGAGAGCTGATCCAGGGGCTAGTTCGGCTACAGAATGGAATTTACGAAAGCCCGTCTTTCCGACTCAATGTATTGCCCTTTGGGACCAGGATCTGACGAGGAAGTGAGAGAGGGGACACCAAACATAGGTGCGTACCATTGCCCCAATCCAATGGACTATGTCATACAGGGAGGAACCCATGGAGGTTGGAAAGAAAGCAGGTTTTGCTTCTGCTTCCTTCGAGCTCCCACAGCAGTCTAGAAGTCTTCCCCAGGGCGCTAAGCGATAATTTCTGTCCTCAGGACGTGGGGGAGCAAGTTTCGAACCCGACACATCCACTGCACGATCCTTTTCAGCTGTAGTTCCGGGATTGGATTTACAAGGGGGCGGGAATTCTTTGTTAGCTTTAGGCTAGCAATCCGGTTCAAAGCCAGATTGGCCCACTTATTCGAATATAAAGAAGAGGAAGACAAACTAGCCAAGAGACAGAAAAAGGTAGAGACCAACCACCGAAACAAGGGAGTAAGGGCTAGGGGTATATGGGCCAAGAAAGGTCCGATGTATCGGTCAGCTATACCTAATCCTTCACTTAAAAACGCATCACACCCTTTGTAGGTTCAAGCCGAAGTCAAGCATGATCACCTACTGCAAACTCCAAATATCGTGGTCGGCGTACCTGGTCCTGAGCAGCTTTTAATCTAGAATAAGTTGAATCTTCTCGGCACTCTCCTTCATCTTCTGTGGCCCCGTCGGTCGGTACGTGCCAACCCCAACAAATCGGGGTACGACAAAGGTTCCCGTTCGCGTGCATCCAGCAGGAATTGAACCCGCAAATTTACCAATTATGAGTTGGGCGCTTTCACCATTCAGCCATGGATGCTTAACAGGGATCATCGTACATCGTAAATAACCAATTTTCATATAGAAAGACATATCATAGAAAAATGAAATCGAAAATATTCGGAGATGACTATGAAAACACCTCTCCGGATCCTCGAATTGAAAGAGAGATTGAGAGGGATCAAGAATCCTAATTCTCGCTATTTGGAATGGATCCAATTCTATTGAGTCTGACCCATAGTGATCATTTCTCTTTAGCAAAGAATGACCTTGGTTATCAAAGGATTGAACAACCGAGATCCATTTACTTATGATACCTAGTTGACATTGCTAACAAGGATCTAATGAATTATGAGTTTAATAGATTCTCTTTAGCAGAAAGACGTATATTCCTTGCTCATTATCAGACAATCACTTATTCCCAAACCTCGTGTGGGGCTAATCGTTTTCATTTACCATCTCATGGAAAACCCTTTTCGTTCCGCTTAGCCCTATCGGGTATTTTAGTGATAGGTTCTATAGGAACTGGACAATCCTATTTGGTCAAATACCTAACGAAAAATTCCTATTTTCCTTTCATTAAGGTACGAGGGCTTCTTATTCCACAAGAACGAAAGCACCTTTTCATTCTTTCATATACTAGGGGTTTTTACTTGGAAAAGACAATGTTCCATACTAAAGGATTCGGGTCCATAACCACGAGTTCCAGTGCACTAGATCTTGTAGCACTTAGCAACGAGGCCCTATCCATTAGTATTCCACATAAGAAATCCATTATAGAAACTAATACAATTAGATTAGCTCTTCATAGACAAACTTATTACTGCAATGCAATCTCGACATGTGGAGTGGAAGAGAAGAGGATTTTAGCTTCCAATACCGGATTGATAGCTGTGAGTGGAAGGATGGATGTCCTAACACGAACGGAGTCAGGTTTACTCCACAAGTGCCGATACCTCTGCCCTCGAATGCGGAAGTTGATTGTGTTTGTATCATATCAAGCCCTGCTCTTGTTTCTATATCGATAAGTGCCAGCTCTGGCAACCCAGTTTGAAGCAAGCGCCACTTTAGCGCGTGTACAGAACTAGTCTCAGAGGATGATTCTTGATTCTCTAAGCTTTTCGCAGCGCAGCCTAGGAGGTAAGGTAAAAGAACCTAGGTGTTAGTTGTTCATTTCACTCTAGAAGTTTTTGCTCCAGCAATCTACTTCCCATCCCAAAGGTAAAATCCGATTCATTGATTTCGATTCAAGAATCTCTTATTTCTCCGGTAGAAGGTGCCAGAAACATGGATTTCTTGACTGTCTGCAGAATGCGAACCTGACCGATCTCGTTCCTCGGGGCACTTACTCTATTGGAGCAATCCATCCGGTGGGGCCAGACGCATCGTCGGCAGACTAGAGCGAGCCTTAGTGAATCCTGAGTGGATCCAAAAGCATGAAGCTTCCTTTCCTGTGCTGAATATCTTACGCGGGGCTGCAGTGATCATGCCCCAATCCTCGTCTTATTCCGGCTGCCAGCTCTGGACCAAAGCCATGAATTGAGCATGTGGAAACCCACCCCGTAGTGAAGAAAGCTCCCGGTCACAGGAAATCCAATGTTTCTGAAAAAAGAAGAAACTGTTTTAGACCAAACTAGCGCTCAAAGCATGGGATAAGCAATCCTTCGGAAAAGCTGGAGACAGAGTGAGGATATGCACTCAGGCAGTCAAAGAAAATCGATTCAAGCAAGACTTGATCCCTCAATGCTGAGCTTCTTGATTTGATCCAACCCCTCACTCAAAGCTGGTACAACTCTTGCAAGAAAAAGAGAGCGAGAAAAGGTCTACTCGACGAGAGAGACCCACACATACTTTAGCCCCTTTGGGACGGTTCCCTGTATTGCCTAAAAACGATTCCGATTGGAAGTAAGAATTCCTCTTTCTCTAAGGCAAGTTCACCATTTCATTTCTATTTTTGAGCAGATCGGACTTATGAAAGATACGATTTCTTCGAATTCCCTTTCCCGATCCACGAAGGATGCTTGCTCGTAAACTGGTGCGCAGCGAAAGATATTCACTCATATTCTATTTGAATCTAATTCTACGAGCCCCTTTTCTCCTCAAGAAAGCAGAAAGCAGGAAGAAAACACGGAATACACGGCGGAATACACGGGTTCTCAGACGTGCCGGAGTTCTTGGGTTGCTAGAAGAAGCTCTGACGGGCGCAGTTCATGATTGTGCTGGCACTTCCTTAGCGGCCTCAGCTTGAGATATATTTGTCACATCCATAAAAAACCCTCTTGATTCCACGTTCGCGGATGAGCCTCTAGCCTACTCCACGGGGGTGCCAATCTAGCGGGCCTATCTTATCTATTCTTCAGCGGTTTCGACGGGAGATGCTTTCAATTAAGAAGGCGTCATATACCATATACGAATGGGAATGGGAATGGGATTGATTGGTAGCAGATGTTCAACATTCACACAAGCCTTAATCGACCTTAAAGAGCGTATTCCATATAGACTTCCGGCTTCTTTCTTCGTATCTCGCAATGCTACTTTATTTCAATGCAACACCTCAGTTACTGCTTGAACAGCTGTCTTCTTCGTCAATGATTATGGATTCTTTCGTTGATGCCCAGAATGGCTCATTCCGCAAGGATAAGTTTGCGTATAGAATTATTGAGGGCCATGGCTCTACAGGTGTGGCCTTAAGCTACGCTCCGAAAAGTTGGATCTTTATGTGAGAAAGAGTATTTATGGTCTATAAGTGTTTCTTACTCTTTAAACCAACTTCTTCTTAAACAAAGGGAAGAGTACACTCCACGAGATCCAATGAGGAACGTATAATTACTAGAATCGTGCCGGTCCAGGCCCGGGACCTCCTTCTTGTCTGGTTAGCTAGCCCAGTTCATCTAGAATTGTCATATAAAGTCAAGGCGCCGGGATTCCAAGTCTAGGTTTCTTTCCTTCTGTCTTTCTTTGGCACAAGAATGTGGGGCTAAGTCACAGATAGTGAAGTCAAGACTCAGCTCGGGTAAGAACGGATGACAGGTCGATAAGTTTACTAGTTTTGCAGCTTTACGAGCATAACTTTAGAAAAAGGAATCCAATTATCTTAGTAGCCACGTGTTGAATAACTTTAGGGATGAAGCCTTACCAATCACCCTATTCCGCCGAACCAGCATTCCTGATACCTTCTTCCTGTGCTTATACTCTCTGAAATGGAGACTAGGATCTTTTTCTTTCTTCCGGCACCTTTCTTTAAGCTAGTCGACTCTCCCTCGATGGAAAGTGGATGACCGGAGGATAATTTCTGTTTTGATCGCCAGTCTGGCGAGTCACTCTTTGATTCCTTTATTCGGGGGAGTTCCACAGATCCATTCGACTTTCTTATATATTCCCACTCCACTTTGGCAGTAGATCAATTCCAACAAGGGTCTCTTGGCACAGCCACTCTTATTGAGGAAGCTTCTTACGTAGTTGATATTCCTCTCCTCGAGTATTTTCTCCTCTCCCATTCCATTATAGTAGTTCCCATTATAGTTGTGCAAGAGGAAGTAGTTTTGAATCAACCACCAACAGGACAAACCTCTTACTATGGCTATCAATGAGAAGCCCTGAGTTTTGAAGTTAGCCTTTCTCTAGCCAGATTAGATACCTGATTTATTGCACCCATTTCCATTGCCAACTAACGCTCATACGTTTCCATTGCTGGGCAGGCTACTCGTAGAAGAATATAAACACAGTCTATCAGCAGAGTTAGACTGGGCTGAGGTGGAGACCAATACAAAGTTTCTCGAGAGACAAGCAGAAGATCTATCAAGTCAATTCCAAGTTTCGGCCTTATGGGACTAAGACTCTTTCAGATTGATGCTGAAATAAGAGAATTGACGCTCTCCTTTCGATTCGATACGACATTTTGAGATCTTTGAGCGAGAATAGCATCCGAACGAGAATTCCACTGGGCTTGAAGGCGCAGGCCTTAATGATGTGGTGGTGGCAGTTGATTATTTTCTTAAGTAAGTAAGATTCCCTAAATAAGGACTTTTAGTGGGCCCAGGTTTATTTCATGATTTTCTGCTAAAGTGCCAGTCAAAGGATAGATTGATAGCTTTATCACTCAGCTTATCAGGTGATTCCTGTTTATGTTGGGGTAGGCTTGATGGATGGCTATATTCCTCCAAGAGGGAGGGGAAGAGCCCGAGTCAAAGTTCTTTGTTGACCAATCAAAGAGAATGAAAGAAATATAGAAAGAATGGATTAGTGTCAACTCCATGAATCGGTACAGGTAGAAGTAGAGGGGGCATGCCAAAAAGAATTTGAGAAGCCTCGTTTCTGAGCTTTTACAGCATCTTTTGATTCAGAAGCATCTCCCACGAAATCACATAACATAAGTGATCCTGCGGAACCGGCTTTCCTACACTCACTGATCCATTCAAAGGATTTTATTTTCTCACGACTGATCCGCACTTCAGCTCCGATATTAATAAGCACTGCCTTCTAGCCAGTCTAGTCCCGGAGACATTATACTCTGGGTCTGGCATCGCCTCGCAAGATCATCTAGTCTAGATTTACTCGGGTGTGCCCGATTTCCATGATCCCTATTTCATAGCTTGGCTTGGGTTGAAGGTGAAGTCTTTATATTCTAGTTAGAGTCACTACTTTAGCTTTAGAATGAGGAACGTATCGTATATAGAATGAGGAACGTAGAATTACTAGAATAGAAAGGCGAATAGAAAGACTAGTTACTCGCTCTAAAGTATTATACGTGAACTATTCTCACAGAGGAATGAAGGGAGCTGGAACCAGGCTGCCCAGGAAGGATTTCTGAGCTCTACTCTAGTATTGACTGGCTTTCAAGGAATGGAGCTGCCTATATAAATAGAAAAAGCTTTGCCCAGCGAGAATTTCATTTCTTTAAGTAAGCTGCTAGGTCTTATTTGATGAAAAGCAAGACAATCCACCATGGATCGGAGGGGGCTATATACGAAACTGAGGAGCTCTTACCTCTATTTATGATAATAGAATAGCTTTGGGTGGCTTCACTTATCTGATAGCCAATGAGTCACTATTCCAATCACCGCCCCTCGCTCGTGCCCATCCATTAACGGAACGGACTTACCGTTACTAAGCTCGTAAAGAGGAGGGCTATCTTTCTTTGAGGTTGCGTATGATTCTTAATTTGAAATGAATGAATCTGTTCATAAGATTTGGATCGAAGAAGCTGCCTTACCTTCTTCTCAACCCCGTCTTCGAAAGAAAGCGAGCTGCTACTTTCTCTATCCATACTCTATCCATATCTGCCACTAACATAACTTTATAGCATAGCTGGATTGGATCCTTGGTAGGAAAAACCAAACTAAGGAACAGGACTGGATCCTAATGGTCAATCACCCCGGCAGCACTTCTATTTCGGTTATCCCCCGCCCGCAGAAGCTGATTCGATTCAAAGATATGCGAACGAAAGGAACATCGAACACACGATATGTGATTCGAGATGAGATTGCCATCCCAATAGGAATAGTCATAGGGAGCTACCAGACCCCGGCCATACATATCCGAATGAGACGAACAAGCATTCCTCCGTTTTAGGTCACTCCCTTCTCAGGATACATACGACTAGAGCGTAGATACTTTACCCCCCTTCCAGTAAGGGATCCTGCCAGAGGAATTCGGGGAAGAGAGGGACAGCTATGCATCGAATTTGGATTCCTCTCCTCACATTATACGTGTGGGTGCCAAAGTCAATAAAAAAGAGACCTGGAGAAAGGTGGTCCTGCAAGAAATGTTTTGGGACTGGCCTCTGACTTTGAGGGACTAAAAGATTATTTTATTTTATATCTATTTGGAGAAATGTCCCGGCACTTTTATAGGTTGAGGTTCATTTTCACCCGATCAACCTCGTCGATCGCAGGCAGCTCAAAGAGCGAGTGCAACAGTCTTTCTTTCTTACCTGGATAATGGAACATGCTCTAGAAGCCCGCTTTTAGAAGCTTTATCCGTCGTTCCATTCCAGCCCCTCTTGGGATAATGAATGTAGCGTAGGATATAAAAAGTGAGTTCTAGGCCCGATTCGTCTATAGAAAAAGGCTTGTCCTTTTAGAGCTCATTGGATAGGAGAGAAGAGTTTTCAAGGCATTTTTCAGGACATATTTATTTATTTACTCTTTTTATGACTGGCCTAAGCGCCCCCGAGAACTTTTAAGGGGACCAAGAGTTGCAAAAGATCGAGTGGAGCTTGGGAGAGTAGATTTCCAATCTGAAAAACCAGCATCTGCTTATGGTGCAAAATCCCATATTCGCTTTTCAGCTAACTAAGTAGAGTGCCCGCGGATATATATGTTCTTTTCAGGGATACGCTTTTTATGAATATGCAGTTCCAGATCTTGGTAGGTCTGTTTTTTCTTTTATTGGCGCCTGGAGGACTAGCCAACTACCTTGGGAGGGTCAATTGTTTTGAAAAAAGGTTGCATCTCCACGGAGTCAAGGGTGCTAAAGCGCTTTTCAGCCGGGCCATGGAAAACTTTTTACTTCTGATTTCTATCCTTAAAACTCCGATTTTTCGAACTCTTTGTCCCGATCTCTTAAGTAAAATCCGGTTGATGCCCAAATTCCCATTGAAATGCAGAAGTCGAAAATCCATTTGGGTTAGGAGATATGAAGTAAGCAGTATTGGATGGATCCTTAGTTCGGGGGCTACTGGGCCGGTTCTTGGAGATCAAAAAAGTTCTCCGTTTTCTTCTAAGTGTTGATGGGAACAGTCGTAAAGATCCTTTCTAGTAAGAAGATCCTTTCTAGTGGACCTCGGGAAGTAGTGTAAAGCATGAGCCCATCTCTTCTCCCGATATCACAAGAAATGCTTCTACCCGACCGGATTTCATCCAAGTAGATATCCGATACTTGACTCCTAAGCGGTAGGACATCCTTCCAGTCACTGTTCTCAAAGGACAGGCCAGATCACCGAATACTGCCATTGGTAGATCCTGAAAAGGATGAAGCGATAGAGCCTTCTCGTAGAGCGATAGAAGACAGATAAGCCGAACCCTATGCCAGCCGGGTCATGCTGTTATTGTTGATGATGCCGGTGATCATCTAGCCCTAGCCATGGATTGTGATGTGCCGGATCTAGATGAGTGAGCCTTTACGTTCCGTCCCCAGTTGGTTCTTCCAAAAGGGATGGAAGCCCGCGCTATAACATGAAATCATGAAATAGAGAAGTAAGTCTAGTGGGCCCCGTTCAAATCAAGTTCTGCTTACCGCTGATTCCCCACGGGCTACTACTGATTCTACAGCTCTAGGCCCAGGCCAATCCAATAATACGAGTAGAGAGGTGGTAGGATATGAGTTCCAATCTCACCCACAAGGGTATGTGCTCCTTGGTTATCGAACTATTCCAAATAAATCTACATAGGTAGAGATACAGTGCCAAGTTCGTGGGATTTGACTTCCTTGTCCATGCCGTGCTTCCCTGACTCGAGAACGGATTATTCTTCTACCTCTCAGAGCGGAGCAGCTTTCTTCCTCGCATCGCGAAACAAGACAGATCTTCGTACAGTCCAATCAAAAGTCTATGCCGAATCCTCAGATAGGTAGAAGGAATTCACCTCCCCTCAATAATCAATAGCTCCACTCCAAAGTTATTTTATTCGTCACATGGCGTAGTTCCTCATTGGATTCAGGATTGCATTGCATTCATCCTTAGCTTTGCTCAGCTCCAAAGTTATTTTATTCGTCACATGGCGTAGTTCCTCATTGGATTAGATACTGTTCCAACAGAAATGATACCCTTCCACTCACTTCATTCTACTTCCAATACGGGACAGGATGCATATTCCATAACGGATTAGAATCCTTTTGTTTCCATGAAACCCCACCTACAAGGTTCGTTTTCCCACTTGTTGGGATGGCCTTCCCGGGTTGCCAGAGCTATTTAATGATTCCAGAAAGAAAAGAGTCACTGTGAGGAATCCAAAAATATCTGGGTGCCTGTGCTATTCATGATTTCGACTAGTTTAGTTCTCTTAAGGCCTATGGCCCGCGACCTAGAAGGAAGTGTGCTGCGTTCCTTCATCTCGTACATGGATGAATACCAGATTTTCCCTTACTAATTCTGATTATGAAAGCATCTCCTCTTCTCGAAGCAGATAGAAGAACTATTTAGGGTTGGCCCGGAACTTACTTCTAGTGATCTCTATGCCTTTACCCCAGACTATCAAGTAGAGCTTAGAGCGCTTTTATCCCTAAAGCATTCGTGCTAGCAATCATGCCAGAACTCACTTCCATGGACTGAGCTATTTCATGAAAAAAGAAAGATAGGTGTCGACCCAACTCAAGAACAAGTATTTCCAGCAAGTAGGAGTGACGGTATCAAATGATATCAAGTTGAGCATAGCCGCTGGGCTAGCATGAAAGAATGATGTGCTCCAGAATCTCGTACTAGAGACGGTAAGGTAGCACGGAATTCATTGAAAGGTGTGCCAGAGAGATAAACGGTGTGTTCAGTCTCCCGCGCATGTTCGCGTTCTCCACAAATCTGGCTTTCTAAGGGCTCACCTTGAGTGGTAGTTCCCGATCTTAGTTCTCATAGTGGACTCGCAATGACATATGGAAATGGATCTTCTCTTCTCCCTGGCTATCAACGGAAAATCTCCTATCATCCAAAAACAAGGGGTTTCTTACTTCGGGTGGCCAGTCTGCTTTCAAGACAGTTTCCTCTGCATAGGTTGAGGGGTTAGTCTTCTTGCTTGAAAGGCGGGGTATCTAATTTCGAATAGAGTTTCCTTGCTTGCCGCCTAGCTGATCTTGAAGATTGTGGAAGACTCCTACTGCCATCTAATGGTTCTTACCAAATCCCACTGTCCTTCTTTTGGGGTGCCGGGCTATCTACTATGGTATGCAAGAAATCAGCCATCTCTTCTATTGGAACCTTATGGTGACTATTTGCTCGCTCGGAAGTAGATCTGGATCTGGATATTTACTATTAGTATCTCTCTTTCTGGAGTGCCGTTCTAAGGTTTCTCTTGACTCAAGAATAGTAGGTGCGGGTCTAGTAGACGTAGACAGACAGTGGCATGATTCATATTCCGGACTTTCATATTCCTCTACCTAAGATAGATCCGCGCTCGGTGCGCTATCGCCTATATAAGTTAAGTTAAGTTAAGTTAAGTATGGAAATTGGGAACTCTTTATAGGAGTGAGTTGCTCATCGGAAACTCAAAGTCAGCAAGCAGTTCTTGGATTGGCCCGAGAAATCTCCATTTGCTAGTGCTCGTCCCACCATCAGCCTCATAGCATTGAAAGGACAGGATGGCATCGATTCCATTCAAAACTGGAAGTGAAACAAAGTCAAGTAGTCACAGACCCATTTATTCTTTTTTTGTCATTGGATTGGATACGTTACAGGGTTCGTTCACGACCCACACTCGAGACTGTTCATTTCATTTCCATATTCAATAGCAAGCACACTGTTAAGGCTCATCTTTATGCGGGTTCTAAGCTAAGCTGGCACAGAAAAATTCTTGGATTATGGACACGCTACTGATCCTCATTGAT includes:
- the orf227-ct gene encoding chloroplast hypothetical protein (chloroplast origin); this encodes MNYEFNRFSLAERRIFLAHYQTITYSQTSCGANRFHLPSHGKPFSFRLALSGILVIGSIGTGQSYLVKYLTKNSYFPFIKVRGLLIPQERKHLFILSYTRGFYLEKTMFHTKGFGSITTSSSALDLVALSNEALSISIPHKKSIIETNTIRLALHRQTYYCNAISTCGVEEKRILASNTGLIAVSGRMDVLTRTESGLLHKCRYLCPRMRKLIVFVSYQALLLFLYR
- the orf128 gene encoding hypothetical protein; translated protein: MNMQFQILVGLFFLLLAPGGLANYLGRVNCFEKRLHLHGVKGAKALFSRAMENFLLLISILKTPIFRTLCPDLLSKIRLMPKFPLKCRSRKSIWVRRYEVSSIGWILSSGATGPVLGDQKSSPFSSKC